caattattattattatttatttattattgttatgttgccattgttattactattattattgtcattgtTCTAGTATGAGCTTTAATATTTGTTATACGTAAATATTATTTTGACAGTACTAAATTTCACGCGTGTCAAATTTCCATCGCAGGAGTGCCATTATCTATGCTCATTTCAAAAGGTGATGTCACTACTATTTCTGAAGTGGAGAAGCAGGATTAAATTTCAAAGACGTAATTATTTATCCTTAATATTTTCTGTAATAATTGAAGTGGTTTATATACCCATACGCAATTTTCAGTTAACGTCATTGAGCTATTTTCAATTCTTCGTTCACTAAAACGCAATTTATAAAGCAAAAGTTTGCAAAAAGTGCACttcatttagtttttttttttgccaataaCTAGGAGAATCTAAAaactttcctacttttttgatTATTATACCCTGAAATTTCGGTTTCTCAGCCAACTAATTAGCAAAATGGAAAGCATCACACGTTCCTCGTTGCTGCCGTTTTATATCGTAAGCTACCTGAGTTTCATCAAAATTCTGGATGATAATAATTGCGTTTTTGACAGAgataaaaaatcgaaaaaaattcaaatccacTTAATCGGTGATGCAGTTCAGCATACAGAAGTATGTATGAAGCAGAGGAACAgcgcgcgttgcaatagatagATGCGTCGCGTTCACAACGTTGAACATAGTCGGTCCCGTCTGTCTATCTATGGTGAATCCATTGGCTGTATCTTTACAGCAAACAAAGTCATAATTAtgtaattttcttaatttgcTACTGTAATGTCTCTTGTATGAACTATAATATCACCGGGAGGACGAGGAGTGGTCTTAGTgataaaaaattgagaagagaCTGGAAATTCAGTTCTTTGACGGTAGCGCAGCTCAGTTAACTgctatttttcataatttcctagttttttttgaaaacatttttgtacttaatggatttaccatttatttattactatttcctTGTTCAAAAATAGCCCGTAAAAGTGCAGACATGTCAGATATGCAAAAATGAGCACTGTCATCAATGGGTTCAGCTACAGATGAAGGTCCCATTCAGAATTCCACCAGATGCGTTGCGGTTGCAAGCGTCAGTATCTATGATGGcgatttatatttttcttccttttgggCATCAGCAAACCTTCCACATCACACATAATTCGTCCATTTCACAATtgttataaatgaaaatattcatatgattaaaaattaaagcaaaaatatCTCATATCTTATTTGATCTTTGTGATAACTAACTAACATCATATTGAGTATCTAATCTGGGACATCCTAGAAGTCTTGTTTATGTAAAGCAGTCCGTAGAGTTTCCGGATGGAGCAATGGCGTCATGCTATCGCGTCGCTACCAATTCGCGATTATCGATCGGCCGCTATGACGTGGCGGTGTTCGCTCGATAATCACTAATTGGCAGTGACACCAACGCTGATGCTTCAAACTTTACGTGACTCTAAAACGtaactaggaaaaaaacccAGTTATTCACCGTAAGCCGATAAACTAACCGTTTTCTGGTGCAGCAACTTTTGGCAGAGGTGATCGTTTTCCGTATCGTGAAAGTACAGCTCTACCGTATCTCGATAATAGTGCTGGCCTCTTTTCCGGTACCTGGTCGCTGGCGATGATCAGTACAGCAAAACAGCACACAAGAACAAATCGGAGCCAGGAATGCATTGTACCTGGAAGACTGAAAGTCAATAGATCAAAGCATACGCTTAAATTCTTCAATTCCAACGGATATATACATAAACTGTCATGAATCCCAGAAATCTATAGGAATATAGGAATTCTGTtacaaatttttccttcttagtcggattttaaattttaaattaaacaaTCACTGGATGTGCTCAGAAAAGCTCCTGAAGCAGCAGAAacaggaaggaaaaggaaatggCAGAGACGTCGAAACTAAGAGTGGAAAGGAAATGATGGAAGAACCTAAAAGAGAACTCGGCAACAACTCGAAGGTGATAAAGATCAAATCTCAAAATGAATGAGTTATTACGTCAAATGTTCAGCCACGGGTTTTCTCTGGATCCgtctgaatatttttttctttcttagcaTAAGAACAAAATTC
This window of the Necator americanus strain Aroian chromosome III, whole genome shotgun sequence genome carries:
- a CDS encoding hypothetical protein (NECATOR_CHRIII.G9876.T1); this translates as MHSWLRFVLVCCFAVLIIASDQVPEKRPALLSRYGRAVLSRYGKRSPLPKVAAPENELLLCRSVNGEFLCVPYTDEVRK